A single Mustela lutreola isolate mMusLut2 chromosome X, mMusLut2.pri, whole genome shotgun sequence DNA region contains:
- the SLITRK2 gene encoding SLIT and NTRK-like protein 2: MLSGVWFLSVLTVAGILQTESRKTAKDICKIRCLCEEKENVLNINCENKGFTTVSLLQPPQYRIYQLFLNGNLLTRLYPNEFVNYSNAVTLHLGNNGLQEIRTGAFSGLKTLKRLHLNNNKLEVLREDTFLGLENLEYLQADYNYISAIEAGAFSKLNKLKVLILNDNLLLSLPSNVFRFVLLTHLDLRGNRLKVMPFAGVLEHIGGIMEIQLEENPWNCTCDLLPLKAWLDTITVFVGEIVCETPFRLHGKDVTQLTRQDLCPRKSTGDSGQRGGHADTHVQRLSPTMNPALNPTRAPKASRPPKMRNRPTPRVTVSKDRQSFGPIMVYQTKSPVPLTCPSSCVCTSQSSDNGLNVNCQERKFTNISDLQPKPTSPKKLYLTGNYLQTVYKNDLLEYSSLDLLHLGNNRIAVIQEGAFTNLTSLRRLYLNGNYLEVLYPSMFDGLHSLQYLYLEYNVIKEIKPLTFDALINLQLLFLNNNLLRSLPNNIFGGTALTRLNLRNNHFSHLPVKGVLDQLPAFIQIDLQENPWDCTCDIMGLKDWTEHANSPVIINEVTCESPAKHAGEILKFLGRDAICPDSPNLSDGTVLSMNHNTDTPRSLSVSPSSYPELHTEVPLSVLILGLLVVFILSVCFGAGLFVFVLKRRKGVPSVPRSSNNLDVSSFQLQYGSYNTEAQDKTDGHVYNYIPPPVGQMCQNPIYMQKEGDPVAYYRNLQDFSYGNLEEKKEEPAPLAYTISATELLEKQATPREPELLYQNIAERVKELPSAGLVHYNFCTLPKRQFAPSYESRRQNQDRINKTVLYGTPRKCFVGQSKPDHPLLRAKPQSEPDYLEVLEKQTAISQL; encoded by the coding sequence ATGCTGAGCGGCGTTTGGTTCCTCAGTGTGTTAACCGTGGCCGGGATCTTACAGACGGAGAGCCGCAAAACTGCCAAAGACATTTGCAAGATCCGCTGCCTGTGCGAAGAGAAGGAAAACGTCCTGAATATTAACTGCGAAAACAAAGGATTTACAACCGTCAGCCTGCTCCAGCCCCCCCAGTATCGAATCTACCAGCTTTTCCTCAATGGAAACCTCCTGACGAGACTGTACCCTAACGAGTTCGTCAATTACTCCAACGCCGTGACTCTCCACCTGGGCAACAACGGGCTGCAGGAGATCCGAACCGGGGCGTTCAGCGGCCTGAAAACCCTCAAGAGACTGCACCTCAACAACAACAAGCTCGAGGTGCTGAGGGAAGATACCTTCCTGGGCCTGGAGAACCTCGAGTACCTCCAGGCCGACTACAATTACATCAGTGCCATCGAGGCAGGGGCCTTCAGCAAACTCAATAAGCTCAAGGTGCTCATCCTGAATGACAACCTTCTGCTGTCCCTGCCCAGCAATGTGTTCCGCTTCGTCCTGCTGACCCACTTAGACCTGAGAGGGAACAGGCTGAAGGTGATGCCTTTCGCCGGCGTCCTTGAGCACATCGGCGGGATCATGGAGATCCAGCTGGAGGAGAACCCGTGGAACTGCACTTGTGACTTGCTTCCTCTCAAGGCTTGGCTGGACACCATAACCGTGTTCGTCGGGGAGATCGTCTGTGAGACTCCCTTCCGGCTGCACGGGAAAGACGTGACCCAGCTGACCAGGCAAGATCTCTGTCCCAGAAAAAGCACCGGCGACTCCGGCCAGAGGGGCGGCCATGCCGACACGCACGTCCAAAGGCTGTCGCCCACCATGAATCCCGCTCTCAACCCAACCAGGGCGCCCAAAGCCAGCCGACCCCCCAAAATGCGAAATCGCCCGACTCCCCGGGTCACCGTGTCAAAGGACAGGCAGAGCTTCGGACCCATCATGGTGTACCAGACCAAGTCCCCCGTGCCTCTCACCTGCCCCAGCAGCTGCGTCTGTACCTCTCAGAGCTCGGACAACGGTCTCAACGTAAATTGCCAAGAAAGGAAGTTCACGAACATCTCCGACCTGCAGCCCAAACCTACCAGTCCAAAGAAGCTCTACCTGACAGGGAACTATCTTCAAACTGTCTACAAGAACGACCTCCTAGAATACAGTTCTTTGGACTTGTTGCATTTAGGGAACAACAGGATCGCGGTCATCCAGGAAGGTGCCTTCACAAACCTGACCAGTTTACGCAGACTTTACCTGAATGGCAACTACCTGGAAGTGCTGTACCCTTCGATGTTTGACGGACTGCACAGCTTGCAGTATCTCTATTTAGAGTACAACGTCATCAAGGAGATTAAGCCACTGACCTTTGATGCTTTGATTAACCTCCAGCTGCTGTTTCTGAATAACAACCTGCTGCGCTCCCTACCCAACAACATATTTGGGGGAACGGCCCTCACCAGGCTGAATCTGAGAAACAACCATTTTTCTCACCTGCCTGTGAAAGGGGTTCTGGATCAGCTTCCGGCCTTTATCCAGATAGATCTGCAAGAGAACCCATGGGACTGCACCTGTGACATCATGGGGCTAAAGGACTGGACGGAACATGCCAATTCCCCCGTCATCATCAACGAGGTGACCTGCGAATCTCCCGCAAAGCACGCGGGGGAGATCCTGAAGTTTCTGGGGAGGGACGCTATCTGTCCCGACAGCCCCAACTTGTCAGACGGAACCGTTTTATCCATGAATCACAACACAGACACTCCTCGGTCGCTTAGTGTGTCTCCCAGTTCCTACCCAGAGCTCCACACTGAAGTGCCACTTTCTGTCCTGATTTTAGGGTTGCTTGTTGTCTTTATCCTATCTGTCTGTTTTGGGGCCGGCTTATTCGTCTTTGTCCTGAAACGCAGAAAGGGGGTGCCGAGTGTGCCGAGGAGTTCCAACAACCTAGACGTCAGCTCCTTCCAGCTGCAGTATGGGTCTTACAATACCGAGGCTCAGGACAAAACAGACGGCCACGTCTACAACTACATCCCCCCGCCCGTGGGGCAGATGTGCCAGAACCCCATCTACATGCAGAAGGAAGGAGACCCGGTAGCCTATTACCGAAACCTGCAAGACTTCAGCTATGGCAAcctggaggagaagaaagaagagcccGCCCCGCTGGCGTACACGATAAGTGCCACCGAGTTGCTCGAGAAGCAGGCCACGCCGAGGGAGCCCGAGCTGCTGTATCAGAACATCGCTGAGCGAGTCAAGGAACTTCCCAGTGCAGGACTGGTCCACTATAACTTTTGTACCTTACCGAAAAGGCAGTTCGCCCCTTCGTATGAATCTCGACGCCAAAACCAGGACAGAATCAATAAAACCGTTTTATACGGAACTCCCAGGAAATGCTTTGTGGGGCAGTCAAAGCCCGACCACCCTTTACTGCGAGCTAAGCCGCAATCAGAGCCAGACTACCTCGAAGTTCTGGAGAAACAAACTGCAATCAGTCAGCTGTGA